The following are encoded together in the Hemicordylus capensis ecotype Gifberg chromosome 4, rHemCap1.1.pri, whole genome shotgun sequence genome:
- the LOC128322129 gene encoding uncharacterized protein LOC128322129 — MAAGRKRDPVWQYFNEVPLPIGKAGMRAKCKHCNKEMQGLVARMRQHHEKCCDEDDQRNTFEQAGSSGEFMDSGNYPPSRSPSSCSTVSELSIQDSASLASSSDTHSHISLSPKRKKKSFPPGTTIDKFVIKTSRLEEELIDEKIAQFVYATNSSFRLTENPHFINMVQSLRPGYSPPSRADVAGKLLDKMYDREMEQCATALEGRIVNLSIDGWSNVHNDPIVCACITTEEGKVFLAQTIDTSGNAHTAEYLQEVAVKAIITCEQKFKCLVRSLVTDNAANVSKMRRNLEEQEGNTKLITYGCSALLLHLLAKDLSVPEIKTNVVEIAKYFRNNHFAAAALKRMGGTKLTLPQDVRWNSVVDCFEQYIKN, encoded by the exons atggcagcaggccgtaaaagagacccagtttggcaatattttaatgaagttcctttacctatcggtaaggcaggcatgcgtgcaaaatgcaaacactgcaacaaagaaatgcaaggcctggtggcccgaatgaggcaacatcatgagaagtgctgtgatgaagatgaccaaagaaacacatttgaacaggcaggatcttcag gggaattcatggattctggaaactatccaccttcaagatcaccatcctcctgttctacagtttcagagttatccatccaggatagtgcttcattagcatcatcatcagacacccacagccacatatcactatcacctaaaagaaagaaaaaatccttccctcctggaaccaccatagataagtttgtgataaaaactagcagattagaagaagagttaattgatgaaaaaattgcccagtttgtttatgcaacgaactcttctttccgtctgactgagaacccacatttcattaatatggttcagtcactgagaccaggatacagtccacccagcagagcagatgttgcagggaaactgctggataaaatgtatgacagagaaatggagcaatgtgcaacagctctggagggtagaattgttaacctaagtattgatgggtggagtaatgtccacaatgatcctattgtatgtgcttgtataacaacagaagaagggaaagtcttccttgcacaaacaattgatacatcaggaaatgcacacacagcagaatacttacaagaagtggcagtaaaagctataataacatgtgaacaaaaattcaaatgtctagtacgcagtttggtcacagacaatgctgcaaatgtatccaagatgagaagaaatttagaagagcaggaagggaatacaaagctaataacatatggttgcagtgctcttttgctgcacctcttagccaaagacttaagtgttccagaaataaagactaatgttgttgaaattgctaaatacttccgtaacaatcactttgctgcagcagctctgaaaaggatgggtggaaccaagctaacgctcccacaagatgttagatggaactctgtggtggactgttttgagcagtatatcaagaactag